Proteins from a single region of Candidatus Afararchaeum irisae:
- a CDS encoding cytochrome bc complex cytochrome b subunit codes for MKRENLPDHSDWIRDKEKDLSTFESGYLRSLAYLDKRLGLVDYMETMENLYYKTYLQLPTSHTQQYELDNKFWYWYPLYALGSFSILAYLFAAVTGAILGLYYAPGAEGATGAVTQAYSSISFIMTDLNFGLFLRSLHRWSAQIMVAAVFLHMLRVYFTGAYKEPREINWLIGIILISLTLVFGYSGYLLPWDQLSVWASQIGAEMALSIPVIGEWTAQLLFGGFTPSGSTLMRMYILHVFILPLAVTGLIAVHVWIVWVQGIAEPH; via the coding sequence ATGAAACGAGAGAACCTACCCGACCACTCCGACTGGATACGTGACAAGGAGAAGGATCTGTCGACGTTCGAGAGTGGCTACCTGAGGAGTCTCGCGTACCTCGACAAACGCCTCGGGCTCGTCGACTACATGGAGACGATGGAGAACCTCTACTACAAGACGTATCTCCAGCTTCCGACTTCACACACACAGCAGTACGAGCTCGACAACAAGTTCTGGTACTGGTACCCGCTCTACGCGCTCGGAAGCTTCTCTATACTCGCGTACCTATTTGCCGCCGTAACCGGAGCGATACTCGGACTCTACTACGCACCGGGTGCCGAGGGTGCGACGGGCGCGGTCACGCAGGCGTACAGCTCGATAAGCTTCATAATGACCGATCTCAACTTCGGTCTCTTCCTCCGGTCGTTACACCGGTGGAGTGCCCAGATTATGGTCGCGGCGGTCTTCCTCCATATGCTCCGTGTCTACTTCACGGGTGCCTACAAGGAGCCGCGTGAGATCAACTGGCTCATCGGAATAATCCTGATATCGCTCACGTTGGTCTTCGGATACTCGGGATACCTTCTCCCGTGGGATCAGCTCTCTGTCTGGGCTTCACAGATCGGAGCCGAGATGGCGCTCTCGATACCCGTGATAGGTGAGTGGACCGCACAGCTTCTCTTCGGCGGATTCACGCCGTCGGGAAGCACACTCATGAGGATGTACATACTCCATGTCTTCATCCTCCCACTCGCCGTCACGGGTCTGATCGCCGTACACGTCTGGATCGTCTGGGTACAGGGAATAGCCGAGCCACACTGA